In the genome of Candoia aspera isolate rCanAsp1 chromosome 4, rCanAsp1.hap2, whole genome shotgun sequence, the window cattaagcaaatcactggggcattaagtgaaccatgtggtcgttaagcgaatcacatggttccccactgattttgcttgccagaagccgtccaggaaggtcaaaatggcaatcacatgaccacaggatgctgtgacggtcataaatgcaaaccaattgCCAAGAGCTCAAATTATGATCACAGGAATGCGGGGATGCTGAGGACCAGTCTCAAGTTGGTTTtacagcaccattgtaagtctgaaccgtcactaaacaaatggttgttaagcaagactaGACACCCCCCTTCTCCTCTGCTATGACTTCCCTTACTCCCTTTGACAGTCCTGAACTATGGCCCTCACTGCCACAATAGGGAGCAACTGCTGCCAACGTGGATGGCTTTAAACAGCATCTAGGCAAATGGTGGCTCATATTCAGGGCAGTGGTGGAACTGGGGGACAAACCCACCCTTGGCCCATCTTCGGTAGGTGGCCTTCTCACCTTGGGGAGAATGCTGGCCTCAGGGGGCCTTTGGCAGGGCAACTggagctgggctgcaaaactctgcatGACCACCAGAGGGCAGTGAGGAGAGACAGAAAGCCCAAACCCGTTGCTGCCCCCTAGCAGCTATTCCAATTTTTGGGCTACAGCTACTGCTGGCCCCCTTCCTTGGTGGACCCCAGACCAGAGCAAGCCCTCCCCCCACTTTGTGGCTCTCTTTTTTATCTGGGTGCCCCAACCAAGAATCCTGGGGGGGAGGGCGGTCTTTGCTCCGACCTGCAGAAGAGAGAACAATTTCTCACGGGGGCGCTTCTCGGCCTTCCCCATCCAGGCTGCAGATGCCCAGCCCAACGgcctgatttgggggggggggggctgttccaAAGAGGAACTCAACTTCCACCCCAGCAAACTGAACAAGGAGGGAAAGGCCTCATCCAGGGCGGATGAGGGAGATGCTGAGCAAGCTCTCAAAAGCCCCtaaatcagcgtttctcaacctgtgcaactttaagctgcaaggacttcaactcccagaattcccccagctggCTAAATGCACATTTTCATTCCAGTCCAGACAGGTTGGAGGATTGCTGATTGCAATTCATCGGAAAGTTAGGGACAGCAGTTTTGACGATCATGCTAATGATTTTACCTGCCTTTAAACCTGAACGTAATTTTTGCATTCCACTTCCCTCTAATCTCATAATTTATAACCCAGATAACTCAGGGCATTTGAGCTGGCACGTTATCCAAACCATGGGTTGCTTGACCAGGGTCTGTGGCATAAGCCACTGGATTCATGCAACATACTAAACCCTGAATGGGGGCTTGCAGGGGCTAAGTTCATAGAGCATGCAAAGCCGTTACAGACAAGCCAGACTTCGTGAAAGCCCACGGAGTTTGGCCCCTGATCTTCAGTGCTGATAGCTCAGCTGAGATCTGCTCCGCAAGGAAGACAGTGTAAGaatactttaagatgggtggacttcaactcccagaattccccagcaagcatggctggctggggaattctgggagttgaagtccacccattttaaagttcccacggttgagaaacactgtccgcCGGGAGTTAAACCTGCGGCCAATAAACGCACGCGTTCAGACGGTCCAAGGGACGTGCCGTCTCCGAAGCGGATGTGGAACGAGCAGCCTTGGAAAAGGAGCCTTTGATTCCCCTATAAAACGGCAACTCCCAGGAGGCTTTGCGAAGGCGTGGGGAGGGTCAGTTGATTGGCAATTGCCACGGGAGGGGCAGCACGAGCCTTTTCTGGGCAGGGGAGGACGCGGCGCCGGAAGCGGCAGCGAGGCGGGCATCCACCGGGGACGCACCCCCGAGCCCCGCCGCCCGGGCCGCAGCCGCCTCGGGGGCTTTTCCCAAAAGCGGAGGGAGGGCCAGGCTGCCGCTCCCGGCATGCTTTGGGAGCCGGCGGGGAGGGGGTTCGTAGAACTACACCTCCCAGAGTTCCTGGCGGCGTCTGCCCTGGCGGGTGTGGCTTCGGCTCGGCCAGGTGGGCGCCGGTGAGCGGGATGCTCGGGGGCGGCGGGGACGGGGTCGCGGCTCGCTTCGCCGCTGCCCGGCGAGGACGGCGGGAAGGAGCGGGGCGGGcgcggcggcggggcggggcggggcgggctgCCGCGTTGCACCTGTTGCAACCCGGATGCTTGTGCGGTTCTCAGCTGCGGGCGCGTCCCCGTCCTTTCCTCGGTCTTCTCGGCTTCCCAGTGAAGCCTACCCGCTGGGgtctccttgtggtctcccatccaggacCAGGCCAGACCCTGCTTAGCTCCCGGGTCTGGTCCGGGTGGGGTTGTATGTGGAAGCCACCCCTCCCCCGGTTATTCTCCCCTTGACTGACGTTTGCTTCTGCAAGGGAGCTCGGTGGAAGACTGAACGGGGAATGGCATCTCCTCCCGAGGACCACCCCCCAAAGCCGGCCCCGGCCAAGCCCCTCACGGACCTGGATTTCCGCTCCGGGGTGCAGATCGAGGAGCTCAACCAACTCATCCAAGAATACGACGCCAGGACCCCCAGCGGCTGGGACGCCCCAGAGTTGTTTCAAGCCAAAGATTTGGTTTTCTCGCTGCTGGGTGAGTCGGGGCATGTAGCCACCCCCTGCCCCTTCTAGCTTTCACAGTTGACACAGTTTTCTAGCCCACCCCAATCAAGAGACTCCAGCCatgttaaaacagaataaaaatataaaacaatacaggtagtcctcgacttacaaccacaattgggaccagaacttccattgctaaacaatgcggtcgttaagtgagttctgccagattttatgaccttttttgccacggtccttaagtgaatcacacagttccccattgattttacttgtcgGGAGCTGGCTggtaggttgcaaatggcaatcacatgaccccggaacgctgcaaccatcgtaaatactgTACATGCCAGTCGCCAAGTGCcggaattttgatcacgtgaccgtggggacactgcgacagttgtaagtgtgacgaccagtcgtaagtcaattttttcagcgccgtcataactttgaacagttattaaacgaacggtcgtaagtcgaggactacctgtggatgCCCTGTAAGTACCTCCCACAAGCTGGAGAGCTCAAGCCATCAGCCCGGCTTAAAAACTTGGCGGAATCAGGCTGGTGGGGCTGTTTTTCAAAATGCCACCAAGGAGGGAGCAGCATGAACTtctcggggggaggggggaaaatggCCTGGTCCACATCCCCCTAGGCTCTGATACTAGAAATAAATGCAAGGAAATCGGCCTCTCCAAATCCCCACTGGGAAGGGGGGCATCTACTCCCTGCCAcaccagtgggggtgggggtctctTCCCCTGCATTTCTCCTTAATTACGGATTGGAGCGATCTTTCCCTTGGTGGGCTTTCACCGGAGAAGCCCTGCCAACCCTATGCCAGTATCTAGACTTGCATTTTCCCTCTTGCAGGTAGTGGTTTGGGTGGGGAAATAATTTTAGTTCCTGGGGATGAGTCAAGCTGACTTGTCCCGACTTGGTGCTGTCTGGATGTGTTGGTGCTCAAGACCAGAATCCCTAGTGGCTAGGAACTGGGGGAGTTCGGGACGTCTGGACAGCATCAAGTTGGGGCGGCTGGAGCCAAGCCCCCTTAGCTGGTTGGATCCGGACCTACATTCCTGGTCCAGTGAGAAGGCTTGTCCAAATATTTGCGATTTAGGTAAAAAAGCCACCGGCCCATAAGAGGTCTGTTCGACCCTGTCTTTATTCTTTTTGGTTTTGACACGGATCTCCACCCCGCCCCCAAGAGTGCCTTTGCTTGGCCGCGGTCCTTTTCCCACCCCCTGCCTTGTTCTCCCCCCAGGCCAGGTCCAGCGATCTGATGGGAGGCTGCCCCTGGTCAACTGCTACCTCCTCCTCTCCGGCGGAACCCAGCAGGGCACGGTCCACGTGGACTTGACCACACCGTGCCCCCTTTCTCCCGGCGGGGACTACGATGCCAGCTTCACGCTCCTGGTGCCAGTTCTGAACGTGGCCGGGGTGCCCATCACGTTGGACATGAAGCACAGCCCCCCCGGCCACACCCAGATCAGCCTCGGGCCCTTCGATGCCGCGACGCTGCAGCACTGGTCCGAGTGCAGCTCTGGGGACGAAGCGTTCCTCTCTGCCCAGCTGGTCTCCGAGTGGTTTTTCCGGGCATTTTCCATGGCTGCCAAGGATCTTCGGGTCGAGCTCCAGGGCCGCGTCACCTCCGTGGTCATCTGCGTGGGACCCTGCCGCGTCCTCTACGACATCATCCCTGTGGTGGCCCTGAGGGGCTGGCCTGAGGTGGCCCAGCCCTGGCTGAGCCAGGCACACTTTTGGGACCACAAGCTGAGGGAGGAAGACGTCACCGCCGGCTTCtacctcttcccgtccccttctGGCTCCGACTGGCGCCTGGCCTTCTCGGGCAGCGAGCTGCATGTGAGGCGGACCCTTCCCCCTCCACTGCTGCGGTCCCTGCGAGCCGCCACGGCCACCCTCCCCTGGGACCGCCTCCCAGGCCTGGCGCCGTACCACCTCTTCACCCTGAGCTTGTGGTCCTGTGAGCGGCTGCCCGGCAGCTACCTGGCCCAGGAGGAGAACGCGGCCCACGCCTTACTGGGCCTCCTGGACGACCTGGCTGCCAGCCTGGTCCACGGGCGCCTCCCCAGCTACTTCCTCCCCCAGTGGAACCTCCTGGAAGGCCTGTCCCCTTGGGCCACGGGGACCCTGGCTCGGGTGGTGGCCCAGGTCAGAGCCAACCCCGCCAAGTACCTCCGCCAAGCCGTGGAGGGTGCCAAGGAAGCCAGGCGGCTGGCCAAGGCCTATCGAAGCCAGCTGCTGTCCCCCGCGGTCGCCTAGCTGTTGGGCTGGCTTCAGCAGGGACAGACAGAGCCAGCCCACCTTGAGTCCTTCAGGAAGAAGGATCCCTGGACTTTTCCGAGAAGCCACCCTGGGTGCTTCCCAGCCTTCAGGGGGCTGCAGAGGGCACTTTCTGGAGGAGGGGATCCAACAGGCTGGCAGCCACTGCAAATGTGCTGGACGGCAACCCCAGGCTCGCTGACagtgatgggagctgtaatccccTGTCGCAGGAAAGGAAGGGCAGGATCTTGGGCGCAGGGACGGCCTGCCTTCTGCCACCCTGAAATTGTGCCTTAAAGTGACATAACCTTAAAACATCTGGTTTGAAAGCCAGATGACTGTATCTTTCTCCTTGCTGTACGCTCAGCATGTGCCTTCCGTTTCAGACACAGATTCCTGCCGAAAGGGATCCCGTGAGGTTCCGAGGTAGGCCCTCCAGAAgttggggacttcaactcccattagCTTCAGCTAACCTAGCCAGAGGACTGGCAGCTTCAGTCCAATGCTGCTGGAGGGTGCCAAATTGCACAAAAGGAGGAGAGATTTAGCTGAATCCTCAGCTCTGACACCCTGGGCTGCTTTGGGCCGGGTGCTGGAATGTTAATAAAGAGGGACATTTGGGTTGGACGGGAAGAAAAGATCTTAGCAAACCTCTTTCTAGCCTgccatcctccagatgtgctggattacaACTCTCACAATCCCTAGACAGCTCAGGAAttctagtccaacacatctggagggccctgGGCTAGGTAAGCTTTTTCCTATGGAATATTAGAATATCACATGTTAGGGTTAGATGAGTAACCGTGCTCTAATCATAGTTCAGAAAAGCATCGCCTGGGCCTTGTACTTTTATTTTCTTACTCAATAGTTAAATGGCGGGGAAGGGTCATAGTCCACTTCTAATGTAAATCGATTTTGCACAGCACTATCTCTGCTTACCTGCCTATCCCcccccatctgtctgtctgtctggacaCTGACCAAAATTGATAAAATCTATCAAAAGAGAAGCTTCAGGGTTGTGGTTTGGGAAGGAGCGTTTTTTAAGCCTTTGGggtaaataatattttgtattaatcTTTGCAAAAGGTCAGAATAAAGCTTTCTTTGCAATGAATGCTGGTGGCCGTGGTCATTGGTTGGGGGAGAAAGAGGGGAATGGGCAGCCTATTGCAGGATGCCAACGTTTCCTTTTGGGGGTGGTAGCAACCAGGCTGTCACCTGAAGTCATCACTGAACTCACCAGGGTTCCACTCTGGCAATGCAAGTGtagggtttagtgtgttgtgtgaacccaggcagaCAGCAGGATGCACAGGGTCAGGCCCGGAAATCAGCCACTGGGATGGTGGTCTAGGAAGCAAGACGGCCGCCCTCACGCTCCCTTGTCCCACGGACAGGAAGCGCCTTCCCTGGGACCCCCTTGAAAGCCTCTGTCCAGCTCCCTCGGTGTCTCTGGTTCGGTTCAGCCGTTAGTTTGATGCCTGCCCCATGACTTTGGACTTCCCAAAGGACGTCGTCCAAATTCCCTGAGATTCATATCCTACAGTCTTTTTGTGAGGCAGAAAGCCTGTCTTTTTACTAAAACTCAGTTTGATTACAAAAGCATTATGCTTGATTCCAAAATGAGCATGGCGTGGCATTCACACAATCCAATAATCCACATTTCTGCATTAAGGCTTGGAAGGTAATTGCTTAACAGGCCTATCTGTCGTGACTCTCCATCTCTTCCAGGGTCTTACAAGGACACCCAGGCAAGCCGGCCGCTGCATTCTGGAGCCGTTGAAGCTTCTGAGGGGCACtcagggcagccccacatacagcgcattgcagtagcaAAGCCGGGAGGTGACCAAGGTGGGAGTGGCTGTCTGGGGGGCTGCCTGATCCAAATGGCGCTGTGCAAAGGGCCCCagcagccacctgctcttcaggcaGGATCTGTGAGtgcaagaggacccccagattgtgctgCACTCTTGAATGGGGAGGGGCCACCCCATCCAACGTCAAAGATGGGATATCCTCAGGTCCAGGTGGCCCCAACATCCACAGCCACTCGGCCTTGGTACAATGGAGTCGGAGACGGTTCCTCCCCATCTaggcccacacagcctccaggcattggaaATCAGCCGCAACACCCAGTCCATTATTACAtactaccttttaaaaaatgttggtgaGACCAACCCCAAAGTTACAAAATACTCTACAACCTTTGGGAGACTTTCCAGGCTGGTTGTTAAACGAAAACAGAGACAGGATTATTGTTTGGGAATGCCCAGCCACATTGCAGCACTAGTTCTCAAACATCTAAgcaaactgaattttttttttactgtggatggaagaccactaggagatcccaAGCAGTAACAAGTCAAAAAGgcattccagaagaaagcagtggcaaaccaccacttccacactgttgccaagTTCACAAAGTCAACGGAAACTGAGCCGACTTAAGATGGCTATTTGCAATTTTCACTATTAAGGGGCGTGGTACAAAGCCTCAAgacattacagatagtccttgcttaacgaccacaactgggacgaatttcgattgctaagcaaagcggtccttaagtgaatctgacccgattttactacctttttgcggcagttgttaagcagat includes:
- the TMEM102 gene encoding transmembrane protein 102 — its product is MASPPEDHPPKPAPAKPLTDLDFRSGVQIEELNQLIQEYDARTPSGWDAPELFQAKDLVFSLLGQVQRSDGRLPLVNCYLLLSGGTQQGTVHVDLTTPCPLSPGGDYDASFTLLVPVLNVAGVPITLDMKHSPPGHTQISLGPFDAATLQHWSECSSGDEAFLSAQLVSEWFFRAFSMAAKDLRVELQGRVTSVVICVGPCRVLYDIIPVVALRGWPEVAQPWLSQAHFWDHKLREEDVTAGFYLFPSPSGSDWRLAFSGSELHVRRTLPPPLLRSLRAATATLPWDRLPGLAPYHLFTLSLWSCERLPGSYLAQEENAAHALLGLLDDLAASLVHGRLPSYFLPQWNLLEGLSPWATGTLARVVAQVRANPAKYLRQAVEGAKEARRLAKAYRSQLLSPAVA